The nucleotide sequence ATTCGCATCTATCAATACTAACTTGCGTTGACTGGATAGAAGAAAAGAAATTCGAGCTTGTGTATATTTTATTCAACTGGTCGAATGGGGTAACTTTCCTCGTCTCAACGTTCGTTGATAGGGACAAGCCGATATTCTACACAGTCAAAGATATGTGGCCTGTAGCTGAGTACTATGAACGAGACGTGCACGAGTTCTTCGGTGTTGAGTTCGAAGGAAATGAAAGGTGCAAGTTGCCGATGATTTTAGAAGTCTGGAACGATTTACCACCTCTCAGAAAAGACTTTGACCCTCTGAAATATTCAAAAGATCACTATCCAGACAGGATGTACGAAAAAGACGTTATTCACGAAGCAAAGATAATAAGGGAAGATATAAGAGGTGATATAAATGGGTGAAGTAAAACTGTTTTTTGGTCCAAATCACCCTGGTATGCACGGTAATTTCAGCGTGCATATGTACGTTGAAGGTGACATCGTTGTAAAGGCAAGACCGCTTCCAGGATTTTTGCACAGAGGTTTTGAAAAACTCATGGAAAGAAGGCTTTGGTATCAGAACCTTGCACTTATTCCAAGGATATGCGTTCCAGAACCAGACATCAACGAAGCATGTTATGCTATGGCTATAGAGAAGATAGCAAAAGTAGAAGTACCAGAAAGGGCTCAATGGATAAGGATGTTGGTGCTTGAACTTGCAAGGATAGCAAACCATCTGTGGTCATTCGGTGGTATCGGTGGACCAACTGGCATGTACACGAGCATGTTCTGGTCAGTGAGCGATAGAGATAAAGTCCTCGATATATTTGAGGAACTTTCTGGCGCAAGGATTTACCACATGTATATAATCCCTGGCGGTGTGAGAAAAGACCTCCCACCGAGACTTGAAGAGAAGATACATCAATTGATGGATTATCTCGAAGAAAGAATGCCGGAATATGAGACGTTTATACTAAAGAACAGAATACTCCACACACGTCTAAGAGGAATAGCCAAAATTGATACGGAAACGTGTTTGAAGCTCGGTGTTACCGGTATCGGACTGCGCGCAACCGGTGTGCCGTATGATATACGAAAAATCGACCCGTACCTGTTCTACGACAAAGTGGAATTCGAAGTGCCAACGGCAACTGAAGGAGATGCGTTGGCAAGAATCAGCCTGAAACCAAAAGAAATTAGGCAGAGTATAAGAATTATCAGGCAAGTGCTTGAGAAAATGCCATCAGGACCTGTGAATACGAAGATATCTGATGGTAGTGGTTTGAGAATAAGAGTTCCAAAAGGCATGGCATACGCAAGGGTCGAATCAACACGCGGTGAATACGGCTACTTGGTTGTTTCAAATGGCGGAGAAACGCCTTACCGCGTAGCTGTTAGGGGAGCATCTTATCCTCAAGGACTGTACGGTGTTGAGCACCTATTGCCCGGTACGCGAATAGATGACGTTCCAATCTGGCTTGACACTATGGGTGTTTGCGCACCTGAAATCGATCGATAATCGGGAGGTGCTGATGATGGAAATCAAAGATAAAGGACCTCAGAAGAGCTTCTTCGCTCCACTGCTTGGTTGGAAGAACCTGTTTGAAAAGCCAGTTACAATTAAAGTGCCAAAGGTGTATAGAGAAGCAGCACCAAGGTACAGGGGTTTTCACATAAATGACTGGGAGAAATGTATCGGTTGTGGCACTTGTGCGAAGATATGTCCAACGGATGCAATAACGATGGTCGAAGTACCAGATATGAAAGAAGAATACGGAATGAAACCTCAGAGGCCATCTATAGACTATGGAAGATGTAGCTTCTGTGCGATGTGTGTCGATATATGTACAACTGGCTCGTTGCAGATGACAAGAGAATATATCTTCGTCTCTCCAAATCCAGAGGATTTCTATTATGCACCAACCGAGAAGGGTATATTGAAGAAAGAGCCTGAGGAAATAAAGGTTGGCTGGACAAGGGACGAGGATAGCGAATTGCTTGATCTTGACAGGATCGTTCCAGAGCATATGCCAGCTGAAGAGAGATCTAACTCCTTTGTCGAATTTGTTAAGGCATACAGTAAAGAACAAGCAATCGCCGAGGCTGCAAGATGTGTCGAGTGTGCGATATGTGTGGACAGATGTCCCGAACACATGCAGATACCACAATACATTAAGGCCATCTGGAAAGACGATTTGCAGGATGCACTGAAATGGCTCCTCAAAGGCGTTGAAGACCAGAAGAACTTTGGTGCAAACCCGTTCTCAGGAGTATGTGGAAGAGTTTGTACGCACAGATGTGAGGAAGTATGTTCTATCGGACACAGAGGTGAAGCAATAGCAATAAGGTGGCTGAAAAGGTACATAACAGACAACGTTCCTGCAGAAAAATGGCACGAGATTGTCAAATTTGATTCACCAAAGCAGAACAAGAAGGTAGCGATCGTTGGTAGCGGTCCTGCCGGCCTTTCGGCTGCGTACTTCCTATCATCGATGGGTTATGAGGTTGATGTTTACGAAGCGATGAACAGGCCAGGCGGCGTGATGAGATACGGAATACCAAGATACAGATTACCAGATGAAGCGCTCGATAAAGATATCGCATTTATAGAATCACTGGGTGTAAGAATACTGACAGGTGTAGCTGTTGGAAAGGACATAACATTTGAAGAGCTCAAAAACAGATACGATGCGATATTTATATCGACTGGTTTGACGCTTGGCAGATCGACAAAAATTCCAGGTTCCGACCATCCAAATGTCGTCCAAGCTCTGCCTCTTTTAAGAGAAATAAGGGACTATTTGAGAGGCGAAGGATCCGAGCCAAAGATAGCCAAGCGTGTTGTGGTCATTGGTGGTGGTAATGTCGCGATGGACATTGCAAGGAGTATGGCAAGACTCCAGAAGATGAAATTTGGAGAAGTTCATGTCACGGTCACGTGTCTTGAGAGAACACACGAAGAAATGCCAGCCGATATGGAAGAAATAGAAGAAGCAATTGAAGAAGGTGTCAAAATCTGCCCAGGCTGGGGTCCAAGAAAGGTTATCTTCGATGACAAAGACAACATCAAAGGAATTGAATGTGTGAAGTGTACAGAAGTGTTTGACGAGAACAAAAGGTTTAACCCGAAATTCGACGAATCCCAATTGCAATACTACGATGGCGACATGATAATCGAAGCGATCGGTCAGGCACCAGATTATTCGTACTTGCCAGAAGAATGGAAGCAGAAGATACAGTTCGTCGGTCCAAGAATTTTGACAAACAATTTAAGACAAACTGCTATTCCATGGCTATTCGCAGGTGGTGACATCGTAAACGGTCCTGATATAATCCACGGTGTTGCTGACGGATACTGGGCTGCACGCGGTATTGACCAGTACCTAAGAGAACAAAAATAACAAGGCACGTAAATATGAAAGGGGGGGCAGTATGTACGACATATTGAAACTCGCAGAGCAGTTTGAAATAGAGGGCTATAAATTCTACACCGCAAAAAAAGAAGAAGTGAAAAGCAAACATGTCTCAGACATCTTTGACTACCTTGCGCAGATGGAAAAAGAGCATACGGAATTCATAAGAAGACTTGTAAAGACACTTGAAGAAGGCAGGGAAGTCGAGGCAATCGAGATGCAAGACTCAAGCTATTTCAAATCAAGATACGAAGGTCAAAAGATTCAAGAAACATCACAAGAAGACGATATTGCAGATTTGGCTGTTCTCAGGATGGCTTACCTTATAGAAAAAGATTTCATGGAATTCTATAAGAAAGCTGCTGATAATGAGAAAAATGAAAGTGTCAGGAAGGTGTTGGTGCTCTTGCAAGATTGGGAAGAAGGTCATAAGAGAATTATAGAAGAGCAGATGAAGGCGATAATTGAAAGGAACAATCTTGAATTGGGATTTTATCCATTTTAGTTTAAAACTCAAAATTGATTTGTTGGGCCGAGCAAAGTTGCTCGGTCCTTTTTATTTTTCTGAAATATATAACTTCCATGCAAATTCCAACATCTAAGACGTGTCTGAAACACACCTATTTTTACAGTTACTGACAACAAATGTAACTTGTCGTTTATCATTTCACAAAGTGCAATGAAAAAATACAATAGTCATTTATTCATGACTATTCGTGAACTCCCCTTCAAAACGAATGAATTTATGCTAAAAATACAAATAACTCATATATACGTCAAAAAACGTCTAAAACTACTTATAGATGTCAAAATACAGACTTTCAAAAACCTTCCACGTTTGGTATATAATGTAAAAAAATATTCAGTAAGTTTAACAAAGGTAACACAGCACTATATTTTGCAAATGTTGTTTTTCACTCATTAAGTTTTTAGGATTGCTAAATCTTTCAACTCTTTCAAAGGGAGGGGTAGTTGTGAGGAAAGTTCTGCTGTTTGTATTGCTCATCTTAACGGTTTTCACGTTCTCAGCCATCAGGATAGGTGTTTTTGAACCACTAACAGGTGCTTTTGCTGCCGGAGGTCAGCTCACGCTCAAAGGTATTAGACTCGCCAACGAGATGTTCCCAACCGTACTCAACCAAAAGGTAGAGCTGATAGTCTTAGACAACAAGACCGACAAAGTGGAAGCAGCAAACGCTGTGACAAGGCTCATCCAAGTCTACAACGTCAGTGCGATTATCGGAAGTTACGGAAGTTCATTAGCAATCCCAGGAAGCGAAGTTGCAAACAAGATGAAAGTTCCTATGATGGGTTGTTCACCAACGAACCCACTCGTGACAAAAGATAAGGAATATGCATTCCGAGTTTGTTTCATTGACCCATTCCAAGGTACTGTGATGGCAAAATTCGCTGTTGAAACTCTCAAAGCAAAGACTGCTTACATCCTCCAAGACATCTCATCTGACTACTCTGTCGGACTTGCTCACTACTTCAGAAATGCATTCATACAATTTACTGGAAATTCAAAGTCGATACTTGGAGTAGCTTCTTACCAAGGTGGAGACCAGGACTTCACAGCTCAGCTCACGTTAGCAAAAGCTAAGAATCCAGATGTTCTATTCATACCAGCTGGTTCTTACGGAGATGCCGCACTTATAATGAAACAAGCAAGAGAAATGGGTATCAAGGCAACTTTCTTAGGTGGAGATACTTGGGAAGTTCCTGAAATCATCGAAGTTGGCGGAGACGCTGTCGAAGGCGCATATTTCAGCACGCACTTTGACGAAAAGGCTATGACAACAGAGATGACAAAGAAATTCGTTGAAGCTTACAGGAAGAAATACAACGAAGAACCAAGTGCGTTCGCAGCTCTTGGTTTTGATGCTTACCTCGTTATTCTTGACGCAATAACAAGAGCAAAATCAGCAAAACCAGAAGATATTAAGAACGCATTAGCACAGACAAAGAACTTCCAAGGTGCAACTGGCTCTATAACGTTTGACGAAAACGGAGACGCAGTTAAAGACGCAATAGTTAAGAAGATAGAAAACGGTAAGTTCAAGTTGGTAAGTATTGTAAAACCATAATAATGCTATTTAAATCCCATACTGTATAAGAGGTGATTGGCATGAGAAAATATCTGCTTTTTATCATTATGATTTTGAGTTTATCTATAGCCTTTGCAGCAAATGAAATTGTGATAGGGGTAACGCAACCGCTAACTGGGAACTACGCAATGGGTGGACAGCTTGGCATGAGGGGCATCGAGATGGCGTACGAAGAAGTCCCAACTGTTCTTGGAAGGCCTATAAAACTTGTCACGCTTGATAATAAGAGTGACAAAATCGAAGCTGCTAACGTTGTTACGAGGCTCATTGAACAGTTCAAAGTTTCAGCAATTCTTGGTACCTATTCAAGTGCACTCGGTATTCCCGGTGCAGAGATAGCCAACAAGAACAAAGTCGTTTACATCGCTCCATCGAACACAAACCCACTTGTCACAAAGGACAAACCATTTGCATTCAGAGTCTGCTTTATTGACCCGTTCCAAGGCACAGTTATGGCGAAATTCGCTGTTCAAAACCTTAAGGCAAAGACCGCTGCGGTTATATACGACGTTTCAAACGACTATTCAGTCGGCCTTGCATATTACTTCCGCGATGCTTTCGTAAAGCTTACAGGCGATTCGAAAGCGGTCAAAGTCTACATAGCTTACCAAGGTGGAGACCAAGATTTCACAGCTCAACTTACAGCAATTAAGAAGGCCAATCCGGACGTTATCTTCGTTCCAGCCGGTATCGTTGGTGATGCTGCACTTATAGCGAAACAAGCACGCGAGCTTGGACTAAAGCAGCCATTACTCGGTGGAGACACGTGGGACTTACCACAATTGATAGAAATCGGTGGAAGTGCCGTTGAAGGTGCATACTACAGCACAATGTTCGATGCAAAGGCTGCACTATCTGACAAGACGAAACCATTTGTTGAAAAGTACAGAAAGAAATACAACGAAGACCCAGGCTACTTACCAGCACTTGCTTATGACGCTTACATGGTATTAATCGACGCAATAAAGAGGGCGGGTAGCGATGATCCAGAAAAGATTAGAAGAGCATTGTTAACGACAGACTTTGTTGGTGTCTCTGGAAGAATAAGATTTGACCAAAACAGGGACGCAATTAAAGACGCAGTCATCAAAACGATAAAGAACGGAAAGTTCGAATTCGTTACGGTAATAAAGGGCGATTGATTAGCCCACATTTTAAAGATGGGAATGGCTTCTGCCATTCCCGTCTTTTAGAATTATTAGATTTCTTTCAGATTCTTTCAAAGGGTTGGAGGTGTAGTGATGGATTGGGGCCTGTTTTTGCAACATATGGTTAATGCTATCTCATTGGGGTTTGTTTTTGGGCTCGTCGCAGTAGGATATGCCCTTGTGTACGGTGTTGTTAAGCTTGTTAACTTTGCACACGGAGACGTCTTCATGATGGCGGCTTACTTCATGTTTTATACCTCTTTGATATTCGGCGCTCCTTGGCTCAGTGCGGTGATTCTCGGTATTGTCTTCACATCGCTTCTTGGCGTTGGTATTGAAAAAGTTGCATATAAACCTCTCAGAAAGTATCCAAGGATAAATTCCCTCGTGTCATCGATCGGTATGTCCTTCTTGCTCCAAAACTTCGCTGTTGTTGTTTTCGGTGGAATTCAAAGATCTTTCCCAGTTCCAGAACCGATGAAAAAAACTCTTATCTTCGGTGAAATACGAGTACAGGCTGTGTCGATTTATACGATAATTTTCTCGATAATTGTGGTGGTAATTCTCACTTTCATACTACAAAAAACAAAAATCGGTCTTGCCATGAGAATTCTCTCAAGAGACTTTGACACGGCAAGGCTTATGGGAATAAATGTAAACAGGACGATATCTTTTACCTTTGCTCTCGGTTCTGCGCTTGCTGCTGTCAGTGCTGTTTTCTGGGCGCTCAGATACCCTCAGATATTCCCGTTCATGGGGCAGTATCCAGGCAGTAGGGCTTTCATAGCCGCTGTTGTGGGTGGTATCGGTAGTCTTAAAGGAGCGCTCATAGGTGGATTCGTTCTCGGCTTGCTGACCGTGTTAATTCCTGCGATGTTCCCGGAATACTCAGGCTATCGTGAAGCGTTCATATTCTTACTCCTCGTGTTAGTCCTGATCTTCAAGCCGAATGGACTCTTCGGTCAGGAGGCAGGTGAAAAAGCATGAAACGTTCAACGAGAATTATGCTCAGCATAGTCTTTATAATAGTAATTTATATCTTTGTCT is from Fervidobacterium gondwanense DSM 13020 and encodes:
- a CDS encoding NADH-quinone oxidoreductase subunit C; this encodes MTNSTNNVANVSEVIEKAKSLFNIEVEQIDAKQYKFVAANDKTIPLLAHLKEAGYSHLSILTCVDWIEEKKFELVYILFNWSNGVTFLVSTFVDRDKPIFYTVKDMWPVAEYYERDVHEFFGVEFEGNERCKLPMILEVWNDLPPLRKDFDPLKYSKDHYPDRMYEKDVIHEAKIIREDIRGDING
- a CDS encoding NADH-quinone oxidoreductase subunit D; the protein is MGEVKLFFGPNHPGMHGNFSVHMYVEGDIVVKARPLPGFLHRGFEKLMERRLWYQNLALIPRICVPEPDINEACYAMAIEKIAKVEVPERAQWIRMLVLELARIANHLWSFGGIGGPTGMYTSMFWSVSDRDKVLDIFEELSGARIYHMYIIPGGVRKDLPPRLEEKIHQLMDYLEERMPEYETFILKNRILHTRLRGIAKIDTETCLKLGVTGIGLRATGVPYDIRKIDPYLFYDKVEFEVPTATEGDALARISLKPKEIRQSIRIIRQVLEKMPSGPVNTKISDGSGLRIRVPKGMAYARVESTRGEYGYLVVSNGGETPYRVAVRGASYPQGLYGVEHLLPGTRIDDVPIWLDTMGVCAPEIDR
- a CDS encoding FAD-dependent oxidoreductase, translating into MEIKDKGPQKSFFAPLLGWKNLFEKPVTIKVPKVYREAAPRYRGFHINDWEKCIGCGTCAKICPTDAITMVEVPDMKEEYGMKPQRPSIDYGRCSFCAMCVDICTTGSLQMTREYIFVSPNPEDFYYAPTEKGILKKEPEEIKVGWTRDEDSELLDLDRIVPEHMPAEERSNSFVEFVKAYSKEQAIAEAARCVECAICVDRCPEHMQIPQYIKAIWKDDLQDALKWLLKGVEDQKNFGANPFSGVCGRVCTHRCEEVCSIGHRGEAIAIRWLKRYITDNVPAEKWHEIVKFDSPKQNKKVAIVGSGPAGLSAAYFLSSMGYEVDVYEAMNRPGGVMRYGIPRYRLPDEALDKDIAFIESLGVRILTGVAVGKDITFEELKNRYDAIFISTGLTLGRSTKIPGSDHPNVVQALPLLREIRDYLRGEGSEPKIAKRVVVIGGGNVAMDIARSMARLQKMKFGEVHVTVTCLERTHEEMPADMEEIEEAIEEGVKICPGWGPRKVIFDDKDNIKGIECVKCTEVFDENKRFNPKFDESQLQYYDGDMIIEAIGQAPDYSYLPEEWKQKIQFVGPRILTNNLRQTAIPWLFAGGDIVNGPDIIHGVADGYWAARGIDQYLREQK
- a CDS encoding ferritin-like domain-containing protein; the protein is MYDILKLAEQFEIEGYKFYTAKKEEVKSKHVSDIFDYLAQMEKEHTEFIRRLVKTLEEGREVEAIEMQDSSYFKSRYEGQKIQETSQEDDIADLAVLRMAYLIEKDFMEFYKKAADNEKNESVRKVLVLLQDWEEGHKRIIEEQMKAIIERNNLELGFYPF
- a CDS encoding ABC transporter substrate-binding protein; this encodes MRKVLLFVLLILTVFTFSAIRIGVFEPLTGAFAAGGQLTLKGIRLANEMFPTVLNQKVELIVLDNKTDKVEAANAVTRLIQVYNVSAIIGSYGSSLAIPGSEVANKMKVPMMGCSPTNPLVTKDKEYAFRVCFIDPFQGTVMAKFAVETLKAKTAYILQDISSDYSVGLAHYFRNAFIQFTGNSKSILGVASYQGGDQDFTAQLTLAKAKNPDVLFIPAGSYGDAALIMKQAREMGIKATFLGGDTWEVPEIIEVGGDAVEGAYFSTHFDEKAMTTEMTKKFVEAYRKKYNEEPSAFAALGFDAYLVILDAITRAKSAKPEDIKNALAQTKNFQGATGSITFDENGDAVKDAIVKKIENGKFKLVSIVKP
- a CDS encoding ABC transporter substrate-binding protein: MRKYLLFIIMILSLSIAFAANEIVIGVTQPLTGNYAMGGQLGMRGIEMAYEEVPTVLGRPIKLVTLDNKSDKIEAANVVTRLIEQFKVSAILGTYSSALGIPGAEIANKNKVVYIAPSNTNPLVTKDKPFAFRVCFIDPFQGTVMAKFAVQNLKAKTAAVIYDVSNDYSVGLAYYFRDAFVKLTGDSKAVKVYIAYQGGDQDFTAQLTAIKKANPDVIFVPAGIVGDAALIAKQARELGLKQPLLGGDTWDLPQLIEIGGSAVEGAYYSTMFDAKAALSDKTKPFVEKYRKKYNEDPGYLPALAYDAYMVLIDAIKRAGSDDPEKIRRALLTTDFVGVSGRIRFDQNRDAIKDAVIKTIKNGKFEFVTVIKGD
- a CDS encoding branched-chain amino acid ABC transporter permease, with translation MDWGLFLQHMVNAISLGFVFGLVAVGYALVYGVVKLVNFAHGDVFMMAAYFMFYTSLIFGAPWLSAVILGIVFTSLLGVGIEKVAYKPLRKYPRINSLVSSIGMSFLLQNFAVVVFGGIQRSFPVPEPMKKTLIFGEIRVQAVSIYTIIFSIIVVVILTFILQKTKIGLAMRILSRDFDTARLMGINVNRTISFTFALGSALAAVSAVFWALRYPQIFPFMGQYPGSRAFIAAVVGGIGSLKGALIGGFVLGLLTVLIPAMFPEYSGYREAFIFLLLVLVLIFKPNGLFGQEAGEKA